A stretch of the Desulfobacter sp. genome encodes the following:
- a CDS encoding IS3 family transposase: protein MKPDSVYSIRRQCRLAGAPRSGFYYKPVPETNENLLLMRMIDEQYMRHPEFGYPRMTNWLRDQGHCTNRKRVARLMQRMGIQAITPGPHTSKPAPEHKVYPYLLRNVEIERVNQVWSTDITYIPMRHGFMYLNAVIDWYSRYVISWELSNSLDSLFCIAALERALEQDTPEIFNTDQGSQFTSDAFTGVLLDKKIALSMDGRGRAIDNVGSSENRVPGLRNITGKAITQ from the coding sequence GTGAAACCTGACTCCGTCTATTCGATCCGACGCCAATGTCGACTGGCAGGCGCACCTCGTTCGGGTTTCTACTATAAACCCGTCCCTGAAACAAATGAAAACCTTCTGCTGATGCGTATGATCGACGAGCAATATATGAGGCATCCGGAATTCGGTTATCCGCGCATGACGAACTGGCTCCGTGATCAGGGACACTGTACCAACCGAAAGCGGGTAGCTCGTCTGATGCAGCGTATGGGAATTCAGGCCATCACGCCAGGACCACACACAAGCAAGCCTGCTCCTGAACATAAAGTATATCCATATCTGCTTCGTAATGTTGAGATTGAACGCGTTAACCAGGTTTGGAGCACCGACATCACCTACATTCCGATGCGGCATGGGTTCATGTACCTGAATGCTGTAATCGACTGGTATAGCCGCTATGTTATTTCGTGGGAGCTGTCGAACTCATTGGACAGTCTTTTCTGCATTGCAGCGCTGGAACGGGCCTTGGAACAAGACACCCCGGAGATCTTTAACACAGACCAAGGTTCACAATTCACCTCGGATGCCTTCACGGGTGTGTTGTTAGACAAAAAAATCGCTCTGAGCATGGATGGGCGCGGACGAGCTATCGACAATGTAGGTTCATCAGAAAATCGCGTACCTGGACTGAGAAACATCACTGGGAAGGCAATAACACAGTAA
- a CDS encoding zinc ABC transporter substrate-binding protein, producing MAAGSVAAADPLPVFVSILPQKYMVEQIGKDRVAVKVMVSPGASPATYEPKPVQMAQLAKTKIYFSIGVAFERAWLEKIAKTNPAMTIVHTDEGIDKIPMAEHGHGEEDHLHDKAHSHEDNFHQEDGLDPHIWLSPKRVMVQAGHILKGLVQADPGSKKIYTQNYTEFLKQTADLDQALSSLLLENKGMGFMVFHPAWGYFAHDYGLKMIPIEIEGKDPKPGQLKDLIQAARKKGIQIIFVQPQFSAKSATLVAREIQGQVVAADPLAYDWHQNMKNMAEKFKEALK from the coding sequence ATGGCAGCCGGGTCTGTTGCTGCAGCAGACCCTCTGCCCGTTTTTGTCAGCATTCTTCCCCAAAAATATATGGTCGAACAAATCGGCAAAGACCGTGTGGCTGTGAAGGTTATGGTCAGCCCCGGGGCAAGCCCTGCCACCTATGAACCCAAGCCTGTGCAGATGGCCCAACTGGCAAAAACCAAAATATATTTTTCCATTGGGGTGGCCTTTGAAAGGGCCTGGCTTGAAAAAATCGCCAAGACCAATCCCGCCATGACCATCGTTCACACCGATGAGGGCATAGACAAAATCCCCATGGCAGAGCATGGTCACGGAGAAGAGGACCATCTTCATGACAAGGCCCATTCCCATGAAGATAATTTTCACCAAGAAGACGGTCTTGATCCCCATATCTGGCTGTCTCCCAAACGGGTTATGGTTCAGGCCGGACATATCCTGAAAGGACTTGTTCAGGCAGATCCGGGCAGCAAAAAAATTTACACCCAAAACTATACTGAATTTTTAAAGCAAACCGCTGATCTTGACCAGGCCCTATCCAGCCTGCTTTTGGAAAACAAGGGCATGGGGTTTATGGTGTTCCATCCGGCATGGGGATATTTTGCCCATGACTACGGCCTTAAGATGATCCCCATTGAGATTGAAGGCAAGGATCCAAAACCCGGACAATTAAAGGACCTGATCCAGGCGGCCAGAAAAAAAGGTATCCAAATCATTTTTGTCCAGCCCCAGTTTTCAGCGAAGAGCGCCACCCTGGTGGCCAGGGAAATCCAGGGCCAGGTGGTGGCAGCAGACCCCCTGGCCTATGACTGGCACCAGAATATGAAAAACATGGCTGAAAAATTCAAGGAGGCCCTCAAATAG
- a CDS encoding ISL3 family transposase has protein sequence MSTSFIYHAFGLRDYFYKTTRFIGGIITFELIPKPEAVKCPECNSRSVTRKGIVTRDLRTIPVGSKPVILRTAIQRIWCPFCQFVRQIKLSFAQEGKSYTRAFERYVLELSQFMTIKDIAIHLRISWDTIKQIQKEDLLRRYRNIPLEKVRQIAIDEISIGKGHKYLTIVMDLESGRILHVGEGKGGEALKSFWTKVKISKAKIKAVSIDMSPAYLSAVIENLSGSAIVFDRFHVVKLFNEKLSDFRRKLYNLLANTGQQKLLKGVRWLLLKNPENLSDDKKEAQRLEEALKINQPLLAVYYMKEELRQIWNQKKKETAEKIVSNWINLANISKIPMLMKFAKTLAVHRQRILSYYDYRISTGPLEGTNNKIKTMKRKAYEYRDSEFFRLKLLDLHNKRYALIG, from the coding sequence ATGTCCACAAGCTTCATATACCATGCCTTTGGCCTTCGTGACTACTTTTATAAAACAACGCGTTTCATCGGTGGAATAATCACTTTTGAACTCATACCAAAACCGGAGGCGGTAAAATGCCCGGAATGTAATTCCAGGTCCGTCACCAGGAAAGGGATTGTGACAAGAGATCTCAGAACAATACCGGTAGGTTCAAAACCCGTGATTCTCAGGACGGCTATCCAGAGAATTTGGTGTCCGTTCTGTCAATTTGTCCGGCAAATCAAACTATCCTTTGCCCAGGAGGGGAAAAGCTATACCCGGGCTTTTGAACGGTATGTCTTGGAGTTGTCTCAGTTCATGACAATCAAAGATATTGCCATCCATTTAAGGATCAGCTGGGATACGATAAAGCAGATCCAGAAAGAAGACCTGCTGAGGCGTTATCGAAATATCCCCCTTGAGAAAGTCCGGCAGATTGCCATAGATGAAATTTCCATAGGGAAAGGGCATAAATACTTGACCATCGTGATGGATCTGGAATCCGGTAGAATTCTGCACGTGGGAGAAGGAAAAGGTGGTGAAGCTTTGAAATCTTTTTGGACAAAAGTGAAAATATCGAAAGCAAAAATCAAAGCCGTCAGCATCGATATGTCCCCGGCATACTTGAGTGCTGTTATTGAAAATCTTTCTGGTTCAGCAATTGTCTTTGACAGATTTCATGTTGTTAAATTGTTCAATGAGAAACTGTCGGATTTCAGGCGAAAGCTCTACAACCTTCTTGCCAATACCGGGCAACAAAAACTTCTGAAGGGAGTCCGGTGGCTTTTGTTAAAAAATCCCGAAAACCTCAGTGATGACAAGAAGGAGGCCCAACGGTTAGAAGAAGCATTGAAAATAAATCAGCCGCTATTGGCAGTCTACTACATGAAAGAGGAACTCAGGCAAATATGGAATCAAAAGAAAAAAGAAACAGCTGAAAAGATAGTCAGCAATTGGATCAATCTGGCCAATATTTCCAAAATTCCAATGTTGATGAAATTTGCCAAGACCTTGGCTGTGCACAGGCAAAGAATCCTTTCATACTATGATTACAGGATATCTACAGGTCCTTTAGAAGGGACAAATAACAAGATAAAAACCATGAAACGGAAAGCTTATGAATACAGGGATTCGGAGTTTTTCAGGTTGAAACTTTTGGACCTTCACAATAAAAGGTACGCATTAATCGGATGA
- a CDS encoding transposase — translation MNHNVFIERLWWTLKYEDVYPKAYSDGHSLYRGLDAYFCYYNCERKHSALDKQTPAEVFIKGTVTKGGHKKL, via the coding sequence ATGAACCACAATGTATTCATCGAACGTCTTTGGTGGACACTCAAGTATGAGGACGTCTACCCTAAAGCTTACAGCGATGGGCACTCGCTGTACAGAGGGCTGGATGCCTATTTCTGCTACTATAACTGCGAGCGGAAGCATTCTGCACTGGACAAACAAACCCCAGCTGAGGTATTCATCAAAGGGACAGTCACAAAAGGAGGTCATAAGAAATTATGA
- a CDS encoding ABC transporter substrate-binding protein → MQTRQRLLCLLVAFFAFVVVPLQVNAADKLIKIGGLYPMTGRAGLYGKDSVAAAEIVIDEINAKGGVAGYKIDATFNDSKVKAAYAVRVAKRYISEDKVHFLHGVVSSGVGLAVTEVSKQYKKIFIGTDHASTRLTVDNFQPYYFRVSNNTFQSMAAGALYLKELKKSKPWKTIAFIGPDYAYGHSQFDEIKYNLERYGVDFKVVGEYWPKIYAPDYTSYITSIINDNPDILVSGFWGGDTVAFIEGVQNSVSVE, encoded by the coding sequence ATGCAGACAAGACAACGGTTATTGTGTTTATTGGTGGCATTTTTCGCATTTGTGGTTGTTCCCCTACAGGTGAATGCGGCCGACAAGTTGATCAAGATCGGCGGGTTGTATCCCATGACTGGCAGGGCGGGGCTCTATGGAAAAGATTCGGTCGCAGCTGCTGAAATCGTAATTGATGAGATCAATGCAAAAGGCGGAGTTGCAGGATACAAGATTGATGCGACATTTAATGACAGCAAGGTCAAGGCCGCCTATGCGGTAAGGGTTGCAAAGCGTTACATTTCTGAAGATAAGGTTCATTTTCTTCATGGGGTGGTCAGCTCCGGTGTCGGCCTGGCCGTCACAGAAGTCTCCAAGCAGTATAAAAAAATTTTTATCGGTACGGATCACGCGTCCACACGTCTGACTGTTGATAATTTTCAACCCTACTATTTCCGTGTGTCCAACAATACCTTTCAATCCATGGCAGCAGGCGCCCTCTATCTTAAAGAACTGAAAAAAAGCAAACCCTGGAAAACCATTGCCTTTATCGGACCAGACTATGCATACGGGCACAGCCAGTTTGACGAAATCAAATATAACCTTGAACGGTACGGGGTTGATTTTAAGGTGGTGGGTGAATACTGGCCCAAAATTTATGCGCCGGATTATACCTCCTACATTACCTCGATCATCAATGACAACCCCGATATCCTTGTTTCCGGATTCTGGGGCGGCGACACGGTTGCATTTATCGAGGGCGTTCAAAATTCTGTGTCAGTTGAATGA
- a CDS encoding sigma 54-interacting transcriptional regulator — protein sequence MVIKSQVMVQVVKKAIKVARAETSILLLGESGVGKSMLAGIIHKMSPRKEGPFIKINCGAIPNLLMESELFGYEKGAFTGALHTGKAGLIEIAHQGTVFLDEIGELKMDMQVKLLEVLENKTFTQIGSQHSTRIDVNIIAATNRNLKDMIREGLFREDLYYLLNVVPISIPALRERKEDIPPLTINVLEKFNKQKKFKKRFRHETLDLLSKYDFPGNVRELINIVERMIIMSDGDQIMIDDLPESIQGKKASPSIPLVKGSLKEMVAEVEACIIKETLLECRSLAKASKKLNLHPTTLWRKMTKYGIKESIAKMQ from the coding sequence ATGGTCATTAAAAGTCAGGTCATGGTCCAGGTGGTTAAAAAGGCCATAAAAGTGGCACGGGCGGAAACATCAATTCTCCTGCTGGGGGAATCCGGCGTGGGCAAAAGCATGCTGGCTGGAATTATTCATAAAATGAGTCCCAGAAAAGAAGGGCCGTTCATCAAAATTAACTGCGGCGCCATTCCTAATTTACTCATGGAAAGCGAATTGTTCGGGTATGAAAAAGGCGCATTCACGGGTGCATTGCACACAGGCAAGGCCGGTCTTATTGAAATTGCCCACCAGGGCACGGTCTTTTTAGATGAAATCGGGGAACTCAAAATGGACATGCAGGTCAAACTGCTTGAGGTTTTGGAAAACAAAACATTTACCCAAATAGGGTCCCAGCATTCCACCCGGATTGATGTCAATATTATAGCGGCCACAAACAGAAATCTCAAGGACATGATCCGGGAGGGCCTTTTCAGGGAGGACCTATACTACCTGCTTAATGTCGTTCCCATCTCCATCCCGGCGTTAAGGGAAAGAAAAGAAGATATTCCGCCTTTGACCATAAATGTCCTTGAAAAATTCAACAAGCAGAAAAAGTTTAAAAAAAGATTCAGGCATGAGACTCTGGATTTATTGAGCAAGTATGATTTTCCGGGCAACGTCAGGGAGCTGATCAACATTGTGGAGCGTATGATCATCATGAGCGACGGCGATCAAATTATGATTGACGATCTCCCGGAGTCAATCCAAGGAAAAAAAGCATCTCCTTCCATTCCCTTGGTTAAAGGATCGCTCAAGGAAATGGTGGCGGAAGTTGAAGCCTGCATCATCAAGGAGACCCTGTTAGAATGCCGTTCTCTTGCCAAAGCTTCAAAAAAGTTAAATCTCCACCCCACAACCCTGTGGCGGAAGATGACCAAATACGGAATTAAAGAAAGTATTGCAAAAATGCAGTAA
- a CDS encoding IS256 family transposase, with the protein MTEENTEFDFQKALKGIQEGKPFTGKGGVLTLLIKNLAEAALEGELESHLGQEVSANRRNGKSKKTIKSLDGKFELETPRDRAGTFSPQIVKKHQTTLSDEIERKIIALYGLGMSYNDMASHLQEIYGLEISNATLSTITDKIIHTVKEWQARPLENVYPIVWLDAIHYKVRENGKVGSKAVYTILGVNIEGRKEVLGLYISENEGANFWLQVLTDLSNRGVKDILIACVDGLKGFPEAIETIFPDTEVQLCVVHQIRNSLKYVGSKNKKEFMADLKRVYKAVNKDLAEEELDILENKWNDKYPIVIKSWRNNWERLSHFFKYPEEIRRIIYTTNTIEAVHRQFRKLRLPPILNHETRFLKWKLRSLV; encoded by the coding sequence ATGACCGAAGAAAACACCGAATTTGATTTTCAAAAAGCCCTTAAAGGCATCCAGGAAGGTAAACCCTTCACAGGTAAGGGCGGCGTCCTTACATTATTAATCAAAAATCTTGCTGAAGCTGCTCTTGAAGGAGAGTTGGAGTCCCATCTCGGGCAGGAAGTTTCTGCCAACCGCCGTAATGGAAAAAGCAAAAAGACCATTAAATCCCTGGATGGTAAATTTGAGCTGGAAACCCCGCGTGACAGGGCCGGAACCTTCTCTCCACAGATCGTCAAAAAACATCAGACAACGCTCAGCGATGAAATTGAAAGAAAGATAATAGCCCTTTACGGCCTGGGCATGAGTTATAATGATATGGCTTCCCATTTACAGGAAATCTATGGACTTGAGATTTCAAATGCCACTCTGAGCACCATTACCGATAAAATCATCCATACCGTCAAAGAATGGCAGGCCAGGCCGTTGGAAAATGTGTACCCAATCGTATGGCTTGATGCCATACATTATAAAGTACGAGAAAACGGAAAGGTCGGCAGCAAAGCCGTTTACACAATTCTTGGGGTGAATATCGAGGGCCGCAAAGAGGTTCTTGGGCTGTACATATCCGAGAATGAGGGTGCGAACTTCTGGCTGCAGGTGTTAACAGACCTTTCAAACCGAGGGGTAAAAGATATCCTGATTGCCTGTGTTGATGGTCTAAAAGGTTTTCCCGAGGCCATTGAGACCATATTCCCGGACACAGAAGTTCAACTCTGCGTAGTCCACCAGATCCGAAATTCATTGAAATACGTTGGTTCCAAAAATAAAAAGGAATTTATGGCAGATCTAAAACGTGTTTATAAAGCGGTCAATAAGGATCTGGCCGAAGAAGAACTGGATATCTTGGAAAATAAATGGAATGACAAATACCCGATTGTGATAAAATCCTGGCGGAACAACTGGGAACGCCTCAGTCATTTCTTTAAATATCCAGAAGAGATTCGACGGATAATATACACCACAAATACCATTGAGGCTGTGCATCGACAGTTTCGAAAACTGCGCCTACCCCCAATCTTAAACCACGAAACGAGATTTCTTAAGTGGAAACTGCGCTCTCTTGTTTAG
- the tsaA gene encoding tRNA (N6-threonylcarbamoyladenosine(37)-N6)-methyltransferase TrmO, with the protein MTYESFNWPEMKLEPVGIVKNPIKTPSLSAEKNNLELKTPMDQIKKAQRKIEETQSEIHIFEKWEPLLKGIDSFSHVLILYWPHLIDPEKRRLQQVHPMGRKDLPIQGIFATCSPARPNPVLVSAVPLVRTEKNKLIVKGFEAVDQSPVIDIKPYQIHYMKKENLKFPEWMEQINRELDH; encoded by the coding sequence ATGACTTATGAATCATTCAACTGGCCCGAAATGAAACTTGAGCCTGTGGGCATTGTCAAAAACCCCATTAAAACACCGAGTCTGTCCGCCGAAAAAAACAATCTTGAGCTTAAAACCCCTATGGATCAAATCAAAAAAGCCCAGAGAAAAATTGAAGAGACCCAGAGTGAAATCCATATTTTTGAAAAATGGGAACCCCTGCTCAAAGGGATAGACAGCTTTTCCCATGTCCTGATCCTGTACTGGCCTCACCTCATTGACCCTGAAAAAAGAAGGCTGCAGCAGGTTCATCCCATGGGAAGAAAAGACCTCCCCATCCAGGGCATCTTTGCCACCTGCAGCCCGGCCCGGCCCAACCCGGTTCTGGTCTCGGCAGTACCATTGGTAAGGACTGAAAAAAATAAACTCATTGTCAAAGGCTTTGAAGCGGTTGACCAAAGCCCGGTCATTGATATCAAGCCCTATCAAATCCATTATATGAAAAAAGAAAATCTCAAATTCCCGGAATGGATGGAACAGATAAACAGGGAACTGGACCATTAA
- a CDS encoding sigma-54-dependent Fis family transcriptional regulator — protein MTPDQKFSFFRETVSLITGSLDLEKSMVSVFDFLKEHFPIEGVSLQQFSSDLSILKLLFLVTRDRFSYVEETLALPRENVISMENFEQCKDQVVLSDLVTHSTSDAHRKAISHLLPYKPCSYLVGHMQAGQTSVGHLCFIGSHRGCFTRDHMEKMKLVLPPFTLAMSNMLKFRRTLAFQQELNEEKNHLEKELRLIQDSPLIGTSGGLHGVMEMVRQLEGRDTPVLILGETGTGKELIAGMIQKVSPRDNQPFVKVNCGAIPENLIDSELFGYEKGVFTGADQSHPGRFEQADGGTLFLDEVGELPLPAQVRFLRTLQNGTVERLGGKTSIPVDTRIIAATNKDLGAMLQKGSFREDLYYRLYVFPIQLPPLRQRLEDLPSLVHGFIKKACIQLNISPLPVLHTDSMARLRQYSWPGNVRELENLIKRSIILATDGIISPEVFLPKDDGWYLTEEQSRGYMESLIDQRIQAALANLSPRASGPAELPAKQPEARPQRIKSLDQTVKEIILAALTQCRGQVHGPGGAASLLSVHPSTLRHKMRKLNINPGDLR, from the coding sequence ATGACACCAGATCAGAAATTTTCTTTTTTCAGGGAGACGGTTTCCCTGATTACCGGCAGCCTGGACCTGGAAAAATCCATGGTGTCGGTATTTGACTTTCTCAAAGAACACTTTCCCATTGAAGGCGTTTCCCTGCAACAGTTTTCCAGTGATTTATCGATTTTAAAGTTGCTTTTTCTGGTCACCCGGGACCGATTCAGCTATGTGGAAGAGACCCTGGCCCTGCCCCGGGAAAATGTTATCAGCATGGAAAATTTTGAACAGTGCAAGGACCAGGTGGTTTTAAGCGACCTTGTGACCCACAGCACGTCTGATGCGCACAGAAAGGCCATTTCCCACCTTCTGCCCTATAAGCCCTGTTCCTATCTTGTGGGCCACATGCAGGCCGGGCAAACCAGCGTGGGCCATCTATGCTTTATCGGGAGTCACAGGGGATGTTTTACCCGTGACCATATGGAAAAGATGAAACTGGTCCTCCCTCCCTTTACCCTGGCCATGTCAAACATGTTAAAATTCAGGCGGACCCTGGCCTTTCAACAGGAGTTGAATGAAGAGAAAAATCATCTGGAAAAAGAGCTGCGTCTGATCCAGGATTCTCCCCTTATCGGAACCTCAGGCGGACTTCATGGGGTGATGGAAATGGTCCGGCAGCTGGAAGGCCGGGATACTCCGGTGCTGATTCTGGGGGAAACAGGGACTGGAAAAGAATTGATTGCTGGCATGATTCAAAAGGTGTCTCCCCGGGACAATCAGCCCTTTGTCAAGGTCAATTGCGGTGCCATTCCTGAAAACCTGATTGACAGTGAATTGTTCGGCTATGAAAAAGGGGTCTTTACCGGTGCAGACCAGAGCCATCCCGGGCGGTTTGAACAGGCAGACGGCGGCACCCTTTTCCTTGATGAAGTCGGTGAACTTCCCCTTCCAGCCCAGGTTCGGTTTTTGCGGACCCTTCAGAACGGTACAGTGGAGCGCCTGGGAGGCAAGACCTCCATTCCGGTGGACACACGGATTATCGCCGCCACCAACAAGGATCTCGGGGCCATGCTTCAAAAGGGCAGTTTCAGAGAGGACCTATACTATCGGCTGTATGTCTTTCCCATTCAACTGCCCCCGCTGCGGCAACGGCTTGAAGACCTGCCCAGCCTGGTCCATGGGTTTATCAAAAAAGCCTGTATCCAGTTGAACATTTCCCCCCTGCCGGTGCTCCACACCGATTCCATGGCCCGGTTGCGGCAGTATTCCTGGCCCGGTAATGTCCGGGAGCTGGAAAATCTGATCAAACGCTCCATTATTCTGGCAACTGACGGCATCATTTCTCCCGAGGTTTTTTTGCCCAAGGATGACGGATGGTATCTGACCGAAGAACAATCCCGGGGATATATGGAATCTTTGATTGATCAGCGGATCCAGGCGGCCCTGGCCAATTTATCCCCCCGGGCTTCAGGTCCGGCCGAATTACCGGCAAAACAGCCGGAGGCCCGGCCCCAGAGGATAAAATCCCTGGACCAGACCGTGAAAGAAATCATTCTGGCGGCTTTGACACAATGCCGGGGCCAGGTTCACGGCCCGGGTGGCGCGGCCAGCCTGTTGAGTGTTCATCCCTCCACCCTTCGCCATAAAATGCGGAAACTGAATATCAATCCAGGGGATTTGCGATAG
- a CDS encoding ABC transporter ATP-binding protein produces the protein MLEKAIVEIKGVDFSYNGQTALSDVDLCIRHKDFMAVIGPNGGGKSTLLKLILGLLTPDRGSIQVMGGKPKDFSSAIGYVPQNVHINENFPITALDVVLMGTLDPKHKKKNKGPHQEKKEAMETLDRLHMAENAQKKIGQLSGGQRQRVFIARSLMTRPRPRLLLLDEPTASIDTKGQADFYELLEKLNQEVAILVVSHDLFIVSNYVKSVACVNQRLHYHPHEEITGQMLETMYACSVEDVCRVQVLAHGMPKTHKFGDHGRGHS, from the coding sequence ATTCTTGAAAAAGCCATTGTTGAAATCAAGGGGGTTGATTTTTCATATAACGGTCAGACCGCCCTTTCCGATGTGGATCTTTGCATCCGGCACAAGGATTTCATGGCGGTTATCGGCCCCAACGGCGGGGGGAAATCCACCCTGCTCAAGCTGATCCTGGGACTGCTGACCCCGGACAGGGGAAGCATTCAAGTGATGGGAGGAAAGCCAAAGGATTTTTCATCTGCCATTGGATATGTCCCCCAGAACGTCCACATCAATGAAAATTTTCCCATTACCGCCCTGGATGTGGTGCTCATGGGCACCCTGGATCCCAAACATAAAAAAAAAAACAAAGGCCCTCACCAGGAAAAAAAAGAGGCCATGGAGACCCTGGACCGCCTTCATATGGCAGAGAATGCCCAGAAAAAAATCGGACAATTGTCCGGGGGCCAGCGCCAGCGGGTATTTATTGCAAGGTCTTTGATGACCCGTCCCCGTCCCCGTCTGCTTTTGCTGGACGAACCCACAGCCAGCATCGATACCAAAGGCCAGGCCGATTTTTATGAACTTCTGGAAAAACTCAACCAGGAGGTGGCCATCCTTGTGGTCAGCCATGATCTTTTTATCGTGTCCAACTACGTTAAATCCGTGGCCTGTGTAAACCAGCGGCTTCACTACCATCCCCACGAGGAAATCACGGGCCAGATGCTCGAGACCATGTATGCCTGCTCTGTGGAAGATGTCTGCAGGGTCCAGGTTCTGGCACACGGCATGCCTAAAACCCATAAATTCGGAGACCATGGCCGTGGACATTCTTAA
- a CDS encoding PAS domain S-box protein: MGALLVFQDISEYESIISDLKGYNRLYKEIEAVFESSFDGLYITDGQANTIRVNSAYEKMTGLKKKDLIGRNMNSLVEEKVFDYSASLKVLKKKAPITIMQKVLGGKQVIVTGTG, encoded by the coding sequence ATGGGTGCACTCCTGGTTTTCCAGGACATTTCAGAGTATGAGTCGATCATTTCAGACCTTAAAGGCTACAATCGGCTTTACAAGGAGATAGAAGCCGTATTTGAATCTTCTTTTGACGGCCTTTACATCACAGACGGTCAGGCCAACACCATCCGGGTGAACTCTGCCTATGAAAAAATGACAGGGCTTAAGAAAAAAGACCTTATCGGACGGAATATGAACAGCCTGGTGGAAGAGAAAGTGTTTGATTACTCGGCCTCCCTTAAGGTGCTCAAAAAAAAAGCGCCCATTACCATCATGCAGAAGGTTCTAGGGGGAAAGCAGGTCATTGTGACAGGCACTGGATAA
- a CDS encoding transcriptional repressor, with protein sequence MCIHCDYEKLIKKAELDPTPNRIRVLEVIGNNRFPLSASEIHKTLDRQAPVNRVTIYRILDLLMGKKIVDRIATGGRAAYYGLAPNEHHPAHPHFYCTICGRMDCLSPDDLNVEYHALKSKFPGRIDKLEMRLDGICNNCLNKPS encoded by the coding sequence ATGTGCATTCATTGTGATTATGAAAAGCTCATAAAAAAAGCCGAACTTGACCCCACCCCCAATCGAATCCGCGTCCTTGAAGTCATTGGGAACAATAGGTTTCCCTTGTCAGCATCAGAGATCCACAAGACCCTGGACCGGCAGGCCCCGGTAAACCGGGTCACCATCTACCGGATCCTGGATCTTTTGATGGGAAAAAAGATTGTTGACCGGATCGCCACCGGCGGCCGGGCCGCCTATTACGGCCTTGCCCCCAATGAACACCACCCGGCCCATCCCCATTTTTACTGCACAATCTGCGGCCGGATGGACTGCCTGAGCCCGGATGACCTGAACGTGGAGTACCATGCATTAAAAAGCAAATTTCCAGGAAGAATCGACAAGCTTGAAATGCGGCTGGACGGGATCTGCAACAATTGTCTGAACAAACCGTCATAG
- a CDS encoding metal ABC transporter permease, with product MAVDILNFEFMQNAIAAGLLTSIICGIMGTLVVVNRIVFLSGGIAHAAYGGIGMAFYFKWPVMISTMGFSLAASMLMAGITLKARHRADTIIGVIWALGMALGIILMDLTPGYNVDLMSYLFGSILTVPRSDLLIMLVMGAGIAAVVALFYKDLLAVSYDEEFAQVRGIPVKRIYFCLIAMLGLTIVMVIQVVGLIMVIALLTIPPFMVEKYARSLGQMMIFSSLLGMGFTLCGLWLSYAFNLTSGASIILVAGLCFLVSLVVDKLWATAKKSSRTKTR from the coding sequence ATGGCCGTGGACATTCTTAATTTTGAATTCATGCAAAACGCCATTGCCGCAGGATTGCTGACCAGCATCATCTGCGGCATCATGGGCACCCTGGTGGTGGTCAACCGGATTGTATTTCTGTCCGGCGGCATTGCCCATGCCGCATACGGGGGCATTGGCATGGCCTTTTACTTTAAATGGCCGGTGATGATTTCCACCATGGGCTTTTCCCTGGCCGCCTCCATGCTCATGGCCGGCATCACCCTCAAGGCAAGGCACAGGGCAGACACCATCATCGGGGTGATCTGGGCTCTGGGCATGGCCCTGGGCATTATCCTGATGGACCTCACCCCGGGATACAATGTGGACTTGATGAGTTATCTATTCGGCAGCATCCTGACCGTGCCCAGATCCGATCTTTTGATCATGCTGGTCATGGGCGCGGGAATTGCCGCTGTTGTGGCCCTGTTTTACAAGGATCTTCTGGCGGTCTCCTATGATGAGGAATTTGCACAGGTCCGGGGCATCCCGGTAAAACGGATTTATTTTTGCCTCATTGCCATGCTCGGACTCACCATTGTCATGGTCATCCAGGTGGTCGGGCTGATCATGGTCATTGCCCTGCTGACCATCCCCCCCTTTATGGTGGAAAAATATGCCAGATCCCTGGGCCAGATGATGATCTTTTCCAGCCTTTTGGGCATGGGGTTCACCCTGTGCGGACTTTGGCTCTCCTATGCATTCAATTTGACCTCTGGAGCCTCCATCATCCTGGTGGCAGGACTTTGTTTTCTGGTCTCCCTGGTGGTTGACAAACTCTGGGCCACGGCAAAAAAATCATCCAGAACAAAAACAAGGTAG